ACCTGGGCGGAATTGCGCGAGTCGCAGGCCCTCGCGCTCAAGCTGCCGGCCACCGGCATGGCGGTGCTCGTGGACATCGGGGAGGCCGGCGACATCCATCCGCGCAATAAGGCCGATGTCGGCGGGCGGCTTGCGCGCATCGCGCTGGCCAATGCCTACGGTCGGCCGGGCGCTTTTTCCGGCCCCGTCTTTGATTCGGCAATTGTTGAGGACGGGACTGTACGGGTGCGTTTTCGCGCAACGGACGGCGGCCTTGTTGAGCGGGAGTTGCCTGAGACTTATCAGCCGCGATCGCTTGACGCGGCGGTTGTCCCGCTGAAGCGCAACGCGCCCTTTGGCAAGCTGGAGGGCTTCACGATTTGCGGCGAGGACGGACGCTGGTGCTGGGCCGGGGCGAGCATCGAAGGCGATGAGGTTGTCGTCAGTTCGCCGTGCGATATGGGTGGGCTGACAATCCGACCTGCAATCTTTATAACGGGGCGGGACTGCCCGCGGCGCCGTTCCGCTCCGACGATTTCCCGCTCTCGACGGCGGGCAAGCGGTATTGATCCGCATGACTTGCCGGGAGCGTGCCGTGGTGCAGGTCAGAAAAACATCGCCTCGCCGAGCGCATCCTCGGGGGAGAGGAGCGCGGCGGTGCCTTCCAGGGTGGTGTGGTTGTTGTTGTAACGGGTTTCGAAACAGGCGGAGTTTTTCGCGACGTTGGCGTGCCAGCGGAAGGAGCGGCGCGCCGGCGCGTCGTATTCGAAGGAGAGCGCGAGGGCGTCGGGATCGGATGCCGGTTGCGCGGTGCATTCGATGGACGCCGCATCGGCGCCGCAGGCGGCCGCGCGGTCGCGCGCCCAGCCGAGAAGGACGCGGCCCTCGGCGGCGAGGCGCGGGGCGGCTTGCACGCGGATGGCGCGAAGGCCGCCGGCGATGTCGGCGGGCGCGATGCCGCTGAGGTATTGGCCGATGGTCTGGCGGACGGGAAGGATGCGCGCGAAGGCGAGATCGCGCACGGCCTCGGGAGACGGCCAGGAAAAATCGAGAAAGCCGTCGGGCGCGACGGCGGAATCGAGGATGACGCGGCGGGAGCGGCGCAGCAGGTATTGGTAGTCGTTCAGGCGGGTGGTGGAGGCGAAG
This genomic stretch from Termitidicoccus mucosus harbors:
- a CDS encoding glucose-6-phosphate dehydrogenase assembly protein OpcA, whose amino-acid sequence is MSVFHALPGFDVPVGSISKGLAKMWGDYEIAGRPAPESDDAKATQINLVLHLGFGTTPADGTAQFQIAVNFSRRYPCRVVVLCPLPIDDTTTDYRAKIYGECHLGKSKGDTRCCEFVMLSYPMSARRFLENQVSICLSTDLPLYYWAHRFASTTRLNDYQYLLRRSRRVILDSAVAPDGFLDFSWPSPEAVRDLAFARILPVRQTIGQYLSGIAPADIAGGLRAIRVQAAPRLAAEGRVLLGWARDRAAACGADAASIECTAQPASDPDALALSFEYDAPARRSFRWHANVAKNSACFETRYNNNHTTLEGTAALLSPEDALGEAMFF
- a CDS encoding sialate O-acetylesterase, which codes for MARRAPPVVRETVPPSAIYNGMIHPNRSFALRGVVWYQGESNTPRAVHYHTVFNGLIRDWREQWGVGDLPFYFCQLASHHAKSADAGAPSTWAELRESQALALKLPATGMAVLVDIGEAGDIHPRNKADVGGRLARIALANAYGRPGAFSGPVFDSAIVEDGTVRVRFRATDGGLVERELPETYQPRSLDAAVVPLKRNAPFGKLEGFTICGEDGRWCWAGASIEGDEVVVSSPCDMGGLTIRPAIFITGRDCPRRRSAPTISRSRRRASGIDPHDLPGACRGAGQKNIASPSASSGERSAAVPSRVVWLLL